The following are encoded together in the Phyllopteryx taeniolatus isolate TA_2022b chromosome 21, UOR_Ptae_1.2, whole genome shotgun sequence genome:
- the vps28 gene encoding vacuolar protein sorting-associated protein 28 homolog codes for MFHGIPVTGSMGGGAPANKPELYEEVKLYKNAREREKYDNMAELFAVVKTLQALEKAYIKDCVTPNEYTASCSRLLVQYKAAFKQVQGSDVGSIDDFCRKYRLDCPLAMERIKEDRPITIKDDKGNLNRCIADIVSLFITVMDKLRLDIRAMDEIQPDLRELMETMNRMSNMPPDSEAKDKVSLWLSTLSSMSASDELDDSQVRQMLFDLESAYIAFNRFLHSS; via the exons ATGTTCCATGGCATACCGGTTACAGGGAGCATGGGAGGAG GAGCTCCAGCCAATAAACCCGAGCTGTACGAG GAGGTGAAATTGTATAAAAATGCCAGAGAAAGAGAAAA gtaCGACAACATGGCAGAGTTGTTTGCTGTGGTCAAGACCCTGCAGGCCCTGGAGAAAGCCTACATCAAAGACTGCGTCACGCCCAATGA GTACACCGCCTCGTGTTCCAGACTGCTGGTCCAATACAAGGCGGCGTTCAAACAGGTGCAGGGCTCCGATGTGGGCTCCATAGACGACTTCTGCCGCAAGTACAGG CTGGACTGCCCGCTGGCCATGGAAAGGATCAAGGAGGATCGGCCAATCACCATCAAGGACGACAAGGGCAACTTGAACCGCTGCATTGCCGACATAGTTTCC ttgTTTATCACAGTTATGGACAAGCTGAGACTGGACATCAGAGCCATGGACGAG ATCCAACCGGACCTGCGCGAGCTGATGGAGACTATGAACCGGATGAGCAACATGCCGCCCGACTCTGAAGCAAAGGACAAAGTCAGCCTCTG GTTGAGCACCCTGAGCAGCATGTCGGCCTCGGACGAGCTGGACGACAGCCAAGTGCGCCAGATGCTCTTCGACCTGGAGTCGGCCTACATCGCCTTCAACCGCTTCCTGCACTCGTCCTGA
- the LOC133471149 gene encoding aurora kinase A- and ninein-interacting protein: protein MKTSKALQSNPAPEECGVWLDTVELKGKAKQKKTARPISKMLNPLAKGAGYSLAVVFNFTQTKTEMPRTKQSSISSFFSPRSKDKSETDMRIHGDVQGQNDERAIHCKIREEQTDEVQQNVHREEHPDELEWKTHQVREEQPGTSEQKSHYKVREEQADNIHCLVREEQADDMEQNIYRKVREEQADETELNIHRNFREHQPDKMEWNMRRTAQEAQPDEIDRNPTILVRAQQPYKMNRGQGSIVKMKQTVKDCHEFDLSQEAFWTEAKGKTSTQKPFQLVHSCHKDDEKENSLLRDDEDSLARMFTQDSDGFRVIAHRFRRSPLKNRNDVITSATMKPAKTLFDVEDALFTQDSQGNVVIKH, encoded by the exons ATGAAGACATCCAAAGCGCTCCAGTCGAATCCTGCCCCCGAAGAATGCGGTGTGTGGTTGGACACTGTGGAGCTCAAAGGAAAAGCTAAGCAG aAAAAAACAGCCCGGCCCATCTCCAAGATGCTTAACCCGCTGGCAAAAGGTGCTGGTTACAGCTTGGCCGTTGTGTTCAACTTCACGCAGACCAAGACGGAGATGCCGAGGACCAAACAGAGTTCCATATCCAGCTTCTTCTCGCCTCGTAGTAAAGACAAAAGCGAAACGGATATGCGTATCCACGGTGACGTTCAGGGGCAGAATGACGAGCGGGCCATCCACTGCAAAATCCGAGAAGAGCAAACAGACGAGGTGCAACAAAACGTCCACAGAGAAGAGCATCCAGATGAGTTGGAATGGAAAACCCACCAAGTCCGAGAAGAACAACCAGGCACGTCGGAACAGAAAAGCCACTATAAAGTCAGAGAAGAACAAGCAGACAACATCCATTGCTTAGTCCGAGAAGAGCAAGCAGACGATATGGAACAGAACATCTACCGCAAAGTCAGAGAAGAGCAAGCAGACGAGACGGAACTAAACATCCACCGCAATTTCCGAGAACATCAACCAGACAAGATGGAATGGAACATGCGCCGCACAGCCCAAGAAGCGCAACCAGATGAGATTGACCGGAACCCCACCATCTTAGTCCGAGCACAGCAACCATACAAGATGAACCGTGGACAAGGATCCATTGTTAAAATGAAGCAAACAGTCAAGGATTGTCATGAGTTTGATCTAAGCCAAGAGGCCTTTTGGACGGAGGCCAAAGGCAAAACGTCCACTCAGAAACCGTTTCAACTTGTTCACTCTTGTCATAAAGACGACGAGAAAGAAAACAGCCTCTTACGCGACGACGAGGACAGCCTGGCCCGGATGTTCACCCAGGACTCTGACGGCTTTCGGGTGATCGCGCACCGATTTCGGAGGAGTCCCCTCAAAAATCGCAACGACGTCATCACTTCCGCCACGATGAAACCCGCAAAGACTTTATTTGACGTTGAGGACGCACTCTTCACGCAAGACTCTCAGGGAAATgtggtgattaaacattga